The following is a genomic window from Rhinoraja longicauda isolate Sanriku21f chromosome 26, sRhiLon1.1, whole genome shotgun sequence.
TTGAGCATAAAAATCTTAAAAGAGCTtaacagttttgttttgtttagagctacagtgaggaaacaggcccttcggcccaccgagtccgcactgtccAGCAATCCcacgacattaacactatcctacacatgctagggacaatttacactaataccaagccaattaacctacaaacctgtacgtctttggagtgtgggaggaaaccaaagatctcggagagaacccaagcggtcacgggaagaacttacaaacgattccgtgcagatagcacctgtagtggggattgaacccggtctccaCCCCTACTCCACTGGAGTCAGGGATGATATTTGCCTGGCTGAGGAACACTAGATCAGGGCTTAGCATCaagataaagggtaggccatttagggctaaAATGAGGATTAATTTGGGGATGAAGGTACTGTACATCTACATTCCCAGCCATGCATCCCTTCAGCCGGatcgtctcgacacgaaacgtcgcccattccttctctcctgcctgtcccgctgagttactccagctttttgtgtctattttcggtttaaaccagcagctgcagttcctttctacacagataCAACCTTGGTCATtcctattcagtcagagagttgtgaacctgtggaattctctgcctcagaaggcagtggaggccaattctctgaatgcactcgagagagctagatagagctcttaaggatagcggagtcagggggtatggggagaaggcaggaacggggtactgattgagaatgatcagccatgatcacattgaatggcggtgctggctcgaagggccgaatggcctcctcctgcacctattgtctattcctccacAGGGAGTAAGAAAAGAACTCCCTCTACTCCAGTGTCAGCTTAACAAGATCACAACTGGGAATTAAACAAAAACTAGGCTTGATTTTAATATGCCCCGAATGTTGAAATAGCAGTGGCAGAGGGGAACCCATTGCTCAGCCTGACTGACACAACTTACCAACTGTTCTGACTTTGGGTTTGATTGTGGTTTGAATTTTCTTGTTGTGTAATTGATTCACTCCACAGAATCTGTTCACTCCACACAACTGGTTGCCGAGTCTGACAGGTGTGCGGTTGATCATGCCGCCCGTGCTTGTCGACCGCCTGATCTTTGAAGATGGTGGGCAGTTGTTCGTAGAGGGGACGTTCGCGGTCAGGGTGCAGCCGTCGCTCGAGCTGATCAAGCTGGACGTCCCGTTGGCGTTCTTAAAGCTCTCTTCGTCAGTGGTCTCGTGGATGGTGTACATGACCGAGGTGCTGGCGTCAAACAGCTGGTGTATGACCTGCAACAGCAGAGACAGGGTTAACTATTCTGTcactgagggggggaggagaataaaaagttcagtgtattttGAGAGAACGGGTAGGGATGGCAGTACTGTTCTTTTTGGGCCTTCTGTAGAAGTATTCTGTGTTCTGATCCGCTTGCTGGACGGACCCGGACATTCGGTGGGCTGGCCGGCCGTCGTGTCCATTTTCAGCTTTTGCCTGAGAAAAgaataatgaaattatttttatacaGATGAGTCAACTGGACTGACAAAGAACGTGCAAGTACAATATTAGTTGAGAGCAACTGCTTAACATTAACAATTTATCCATCCGAAATTTTCAATGTGTTACAACAGGGGGGCACagtgggtgcagggggagagttgctgccttacagcgccagagacccgggttccatcctgacctcgggtgctgtctgtgcggagtttatacgttctccctctgtCCACATTGGGTtattttgggtgctccggtttcctcccacattccagacacgcgcaggtttgcaggttaattttcttctgtaaattgcccctagtgtgtgggatcgaactagtgtacgggtgattgatggtcggcgtggactctgggccGGCTTCCGCGCTTTAGCTCCAAACAGGGCTGGAGCCAGAAATCTGCGCAGCCATTAATAAtcattgatccatctctccctcatgaTGAGGTTAGGCTCTGGGGTTACATTCAAAGGGAATATGTCAGATGTTCAGGCCCCCTTCGGACCAGAGGACTGGGCGCATCTTTGCACCCAAGGAATACGGGATCCAGGCCTCAAAGCAGAGCTGTGTGTTGGTGGAAATCTCGCAGCACTGGTGTTGCCAAGGGATGCCTGGACAGTCATCCAACCCGAGGGATCGCCAGCCCGTCTATCACCACCCCCACATCTCAATCCCACTGCCGCCCACGGCTACTGCCAAGGACAAGATTCCCGACCTTCCTCCACTggtttgacaccccccccccataccaATCCCCAGCTACTGCTCCCCAACTGGCCCACGTATCCTTCTCCGTCCCAACTCTTGCCCTCTGCTTGCCCCCTCCACAGCCCGCACAACGCAAGGAAACCAGCaaaccacacaaagtgctggagtaactcaacaggtcaggcagtatctgtggagaacgtggatagatgacgtttcatgtcgggagCCTTTTTCAGTCGAAGGGCCGAAggttcacctctccatgttcttcagagatgctgcctgacccgctgcgttactccagcacagtgagtcaactttttttgtgaaccagcatctgcaattcctttttttcTATGAAGAAACCAGCAAGTTggtcacaaacttggccacagtttaagaataagggggaggccatttagaacggagatgaggaaaaactttttcagtcagagagttgtaaatctgtggaattctctgcctcagaaggcagtggaggccaattctctgaatgcattcaagacagagctagatagagctcttaaagatagcggagtcagggggtatggggagaaggcaggaacggggtactgattgagaatgatcagccatgatcacattgaatggcggtgctggctcgaagggccgaatggcctcctcctgcacctattgtctattgtctaaaagcagcTGACCAATAATAGGTTGTAGAATGTAGAGGtccactctgtttaatcattagcCGATATGGCCGCCGTCGCCCAACCGCGTTCAAACTCCAACTGCCAAaccctttgttctcctggcacacgacgGCCCGCCCCCCCGAccgcgtgattggtcggcccagatcacgcccggtccacgCGAGAGTTCCAGCCCGACAAACGAGGTTTCGacaccaaagtggctcggcccaccacatcaccccccccccccccccccccccagaaccagagtaaTGGAGGCGGTCAGGCTGACGAGTCAGGCGGCCTGATCGCGTGTACGCATCTCCTGTGTTCAAGGTCGCAGCTGGCAGAGCTTAGGGCGGGTGCGGTCGTGACGGTGGACGGTGGGGCTGTGCCACCTGCACCgaccggttggtcaatgtccaagtgtggcGGCTTAAGATggtccacggagacagtctcgtgCCAGTCGCCTGTGTTGATGACAAAAGACGTGGTGCCGTGTTGCACTACCTGGTCCCTCGTAAGGGCTTTGCAGTGCCACACGGTGGGAATCGCAGCAAAGGAAGACGTACTGGCAGTCCTGGACGTACGTGGTGGTGAGTCCCTGAGTCCGTGGCGGGA
Proteins encoded in this region:
- the LOC144606236 gene encoding uncharacterized protein LOC144606236, whose product is MSAVLLLHHLRKKRWQQEEEGEEEEEEDKEPPHRQKLKMDTTAGQPTECPGPSSKRIRTQNTSTEGPKRTVIHQLFDASTSVMYTIHETTDEESFKNANGTSSLISSSDGCTLTANVPSTNNCPPSSKIRRSTSTGGMINRTPVRLGNQLCGVNRFCGVNQLHNKKIQTTIKPKVRTVGIQVAFGEKKLLASQETQTDWTLQPTLPLQDYSHSVKTEIIDAV